One window of Lytechinus variegatus isolate NC3 chromosome 2, Lvar_3.0, whole genome shotgun sequence genomic DNA carries:
- the LOC121409500 gene encoding calcium-activated chloride channel regulator 4A-like: MIDAALGLDTIMTFTWAANPIIFTELTGPDGTSLDSNDPEYNMNTSSKITTFTIGDAEPGLWDIEISNPDFNSFAEEVSMNVISKPRSRNVYPPVVNSFFGAKIVNYTSFPLVEVYAYVHTNYQPVIDATVIATVESTISGNMTTIPLRDNGLGADLITGDGIYSAYFLDFSSNGRYGVRVDVNGKTTSSSNVGLRSKRDKATFQGFQRTTTAGVFQVENYSPGLNVDILAPSKIADITSVERTYDENRNVTLVWTAVGDDLDQGTAASYELHFSDNFTQLRTNFTSTSAITDIDLIVGNLSQVASSGNIESISFLLPDEDSDAIFYFIIRAWDEAGNAGPLSNIVSVSRRRVPPTSMVPTSKSSMAPTSKSPARLELYIIFIIVISCIVFLALLTSSIVITVICRRRNPRKPSETNDTAHINYVYENPEKF, translated from the exons ATGATCGATGCTGCTCTAGGATTGGATACTATCATGACATTCACATGGGCGGCTAATCCCATCATCTTCACTGAATTGACAGGACCAGACGGAACCAGTTTGGACAGCAACGATCCAGAATATAATATGAATACGAGCTCGAAAATTACAACCTTCACCATCGGAGATGCTGAG CCTGGCTTGTGGGACATTGAAATCAGTAACCCAGACTTTAACAGTTTTGCAGAAGAAGTTAGTATGAACGTAATCTCCAAACCTCGTTCGCGAAATGTTTATCCGCCGGTTGTCAATAGTTTCTTTGGAGCAAAG ATTGTAAACTACACTTCATTTCCCCTGGTCGAGGTCTATGCCTATGTCCATACCAACTACCAACCGGTGATCGATGCGACGGTGATTGCTACAGTAGAGAGTACAATATCAGGGAATATGACAACCATCCCACTCCGGGATAATGGACTAG GAGCTGATTTGATCACTGGTGACGGTATTTACTCGGCTTATTTCCTGGACTTCTCTTCAAATGGACGTTATGGCGTTAGGGTAGATGTAAACGGAAAAACAACATCTTCATCAAATG tTGGTCTGAGATCGAAACGAGATAAAGCAACGTTTCAAGGCTTCCAGCGTACAACTACGGCGGGTGTCTTCCAAGTCGAAAACTACTCCCCGGGTCTTAATGTTGACATCTTGGCCCCATCTAAGATCGCTGACATTACGAGCGTTGAGAGAACCTACGATGAGAATAGAAATGTAACATTGGTATGGACAGCTGTAGGGGATGATTTGGACCAAGGAACTG cTGCCTCTTACGAGCTCCATTTCTCAGATAACTTTACCCAACTCCGAACCAATTTTACCTCTACTTCTGCCATTACCGATATAGATCTCATAGTCGGTAACCTCTCTCAAGTCGCTTCTTCTGGAAATATTGAATCCATCTCGTTTCTTCTGCCGGATGAAGACTCAGATGCtatcttttattttataataagaGCCTGGGATGAGGCTGGCAACGCGGGTCCTTTATCGAATATAGTATCCGTCTCAAGGCGCCGTGTACCTCCGACCAGCATGGTGCCGACTTCCAAATCATCCATGGCGCCGACTTCCAAATCACCAGCAAGATTAGAGttatatatcatatttatcattgtaATTTCCTGTATCGTGTTCTTGGCTTTACTCACTTCTTCCATCGTCATTACTGTAATTTGTAGACGTCGCAACCCCAGGAAGCCATCTGAAACGAATGATACTGCTCATATCAATTATGTTTATGAAAATccagaaaaattttga